A part of Citrifermentans bremense genomic DNA contains:
- a CDS encoding sensor histidine kinase: MGGFAATDPGFTLLYVEDEQLTRETVLTLLRRRFPGLTLFSAKNGAEGMALFREHAPDLVVTDIKMPALSGIDMARQMMELKPSLPVIVTSAHSDMDYLIESIELGISRYVLKPIESSKLFAAVEGALATLKGERELQAHQAFVRRLSRAVEQSASSIVIASPEGVIEYVNPRFTTLTGYEACEVLGKSLKSLKGKPEVWTRIAAGEEWHGEFEGVKKNGEIFYESTSLSPVYDETGALSNLVAVQEDITERVLSERRIEALNRSLASRAEELELANRDLEGFSYTVSHDLRTPLTNINGYCQVILELYGASLEDQCKDFIGIILSETVNMNQLIKTLLEFSRVSRAEITRSEVDLSELASLVCAAQQLSEPQRRLTFSIAPGMTAMGDPDLLKVVLQNLISNACKYSGNREDAVVEVASLEEDGERIFFVRDNGAGFDMAQADKLFSPFQRLHSDREFKGFGIGLATVQRIIQRHGGRIWAEGEVGLGACFYFTLPPPAEA; encoded by the coding sequence ATGGGCGGATTCGCCGCAACAGATCCCGGCTTCACCCTTTTGTACGTGGAGGACGAGCAGCTGACCAGGGAGACGGTGCTCACCCTCCTGCGGCGTCGTTTTCCAGGCCTCACCCTTTTCAGCGCGAAAAACGGCGCCGAGGGGATGGCGCTTTTCCGGGAGCACGCGCCCGACCTGGTGGTGACCGACATCAAGATGCCGGCCCTGAGCGGCATAGACATGGCGCGGCAGATGATGGAGCTGAAGCCGTCCCTGCCGGTGATCGTCACCAGCGCGCATTCGGACATGGACTACCTGATCGAGTCGATAGAGCTCGGCATCAGCCGCTATGTCCTGAAGCCGATCGAGAGCTCCAAGCTCTTCGCGGCGGTTGAAGGCGCGCTGGCGACGCTCAAGGGAGAAAGGGAGCTGCAGGCCCACCAGGCGTTCGTGCGCAGGCTGTCCCGGGCGGTGGAGCAAAGCGCCAGCAGCATTGTGATTGCGAGCCCCGAGGGGGTGATCGAGTACGTGAATCCCCGCTTCACCACGCTGACCGGCTACGAGGCCTGCGAGGTGCTGGGAAAGAGCCTGAAGTCGCTCAAGGGAAAACCCGAGGTCTGGACCCGGATCGCTGCAGGCGAGGAATGGCACGGCGAGTTTGAGGGGGTCAAGAAAAACGGCGAGATCTTCTACGAATCGACCTCCCTCTCCCCCGTCTACGACGAGACCGGCGCTCTGAGCAATCTAGTCGCGGTGCAGGAGGACATCACCGAAAGGGTGCTCTCCGAACGCAGGATCGAGGCGCTGAACCGAAGCCTCGCCTCCCGCGCCGAGGAACTGGAGCTGGCCAACCGGGACCTGGAGGGGTTCAGCTACACGGTCTCGCATGACCTGCGCACGCCGCTGACCAACATAAACGGCTACTGCCAGGTGATACTTGAGCTTTACGGCGCGAGCCTGGAAGACCAGTGCAAGGATTTCATCGGCATCATCCTGTCCGAAACCGTCAACATGAACCAGCTGATCAAGACGCTGCTCGAGTTCTCGCGGGTGAGCCGCGCCGAGATCACGCGCTCGGAGGTGGACTTAAGCGAGCTGGCCTCCCTGGTCTGCGCGGCGCAGCAGTTGAGCGAGCCGCAGCGGCGGCTGACCTTCAGCATAGCGCCTGGGATGACGGCCATGGGGGATCCCGACCTCTTGAAGGTCGTGCTGCAGAACCTGATCTCCAACGCCTGCAAATACTCGGGAAACCGGGAAGACGCCGTGGTCGAGGTAGCCTCCCTGGAGGAAGATGGGGAGCGCATCTTCTTCGTGCGCGACAACGGCGCCGGTTTCGACATGGCGCAGGCGGACAAGCTGTTCAGCCCCTTCCAGCGGCTCCACTCGGATCGCGAGTTCAAGGGGTTCGGCATCGGGCTCGCAACCGTGCAGCGCATCATCCAGCGCCACGGCGGCAGGATCTGGGCCGAGGGAGAGGTAGGGCTCGGCGCCTGCTTCTACTTCACCCTCCCCCCGCCGGCTGAGGCATAG
- a CDS encoding hybrid sensor histidine kinase/response regulator, with product MQTSNNGQTTPHLILIVDDSPTQAKLLEQLLSSEGYRVAIARNGSDALKQIEELHPDLVISDILMPEMDGFELCRRVRGIEGVKDTPIVLLTHLNDPSDVLHSLEAGANYFVSKPYSNKLLLNRIRAILQGDRACRVGDKEGEVAISYHGKNYRVQADSAHTIELLLATYELAAEKNQELLGAKASLSNLNRELEQRVKERTAALTQETAERLQAMEELRKKDEVLMQQSRQAAMGEMIGNIAHQWRQPLNAVGLLVQDLTLSYEYGNFSKEYLDSSTNKIMQMVRHMSQTIDDFRNFFTPDKEKTSFDPCVVVEKTLSLIEGSLNDKRIRFEVVCGKAPHITGHPNEFSQVLLNILSNAMDAFGERKPTQAKLLVQIGSEDGRVVVTIADNAGGIPEHVMGRIFEPYFTTKEQGKGTGIGLYMAKNIVEKSMNGSLTARNIDGGAEFRIEV from the coding sequence GCGAGGGCTACCGTGTAGCCATCGCCAGAAACGGCAGCGACGCGCTCAAGCAGATCGAGGAGCTGCACCCGGACCTAGTGATCAGCGACATACTCATGCCCGAGATGGACGGCTTCGAGCTCTGCCGCAGGGTCAGGGGGATCGAAGGGGTCAAGGATACCCCCATCGTACTGCTCACCCACCTGAACGACCCCTCGGACGTGCTGCACAGCCTGGAGGCTGGCGCCAACTACTTCGTCTCCAAGCCCTACAGCAACAAGCTCCTCCTCAACAGGATCCGCGCCATCCTGCAGGGGGATCGGGCCTGCAGGGTCGGGGACAAGGAGGGAGAAGTCGCCATCAGCTACCACGGCAAGAACTACCGGGTGCAGGCCGACAGCGCCCACACCATAGAGCTTCTGCTTGCGACCTACGAGCTCGCAGCCGAGAAGAACCAGGAGCTTCTGGGCGCCAAGGCGTCCCTGTCCAACCTGAACCGCGAGCTGGAGCAGCGGGTGAAAGAACGGACCGCGGCACTCACCCAGGAGACGGCCGAGAGGCTGCAGGCTATGGAGGAGCTGCGCAAGAAGGACGAGGTGCTGATGCAGCAAAGCCGCCAGGCCGCGATGGGGGAGATGATCGGCAACATCGCGCACCAGTGGCGCCAGCCGCTGAACGCGGTGGGACTCCTGGTGCAGGACCTGACCCTAAGCTACGAGTACGGCAACTTCAGCAAGGAGTACCTCGACTCGAGCACCAACAAGATCATGCAGATGGTCAGGCACATGTCGCAGACCATCGACGACTTCAGGAACTTCTTCACCCCCGACAAGGAGAAGACCAGCTTCGACCCGTGCGTCGTGGTGGAAAAGACCCTGAGCCTCATCGAGGGGAGCCTCAACGACAAGAGGATCAGGTTCGAGGTCGTCTGCGGCAAGGCCCCGCACATAACCGGGCACCCCAACGAGTTCTCCCAGGTGCTCCTCAACATCCTTTCCAACGCCATGGACGCCTTCGGCGAGAGAAAGCCCACCCAGGCCAAACTGCTGGTGCAGATAGGTTCAGAGGATGGGCGGGTGGTGGTCACCATCGCAGACAACGCCGGGGGAATACCGGAGCACGTCATGGGACGGATCTTCGAGCCCTACTTCACCACCAAGGAGCAGGGAAAAGGGACCGGCATAGGGCTCTACATGGCAAAAAACATCGTGGAAAAAAGCATGAACGGCTCCCTCACCGCGAGAAACATCGACGGCGGGGCCGAATTCAGGATCGAGGTGTAG